The following proteins are encoded in a genomic region of Amphiura filiformis chromosome 18, Afil_fr2py, whole genome shotgun sequence:
- the LOC140139786 gene encoding LOW QUALITY PROTEIN: pre-mRNA-splicing factor ATP-dependent RNA helicase DHX16-like (The sequence of the model RefSeq protein was modified relative to this genomic sequence to represent the inferred CDS: inserted 2 bases in 2 codons): MSTTRDVEIWVQDQLHDILGISDKYIAEYIIGLAGKSSSGSDLVQRIEKTGTVDINAAISGFADELMHKIPKKQVREKPARAKEREAIEREKQYQSYKLVSDGEEEEELPTVSKSKDRKKDKSAKRKHIRQKRDESSDSEPEPVISKRNRRKESSSSSASEEEDEKERRKDLEERDAFAERLKGRDKEKTKXVTEKGNKKAYEEARKRLEMAEQDRRKMIPDLRKGSRREYLKKREVDKLEELEADIADDEYLFSSAELTKREKKDLDYKKTVLDLAKRHKKAGEVETEGRYYIPKEDEKPSDKYVEPIEEELGPNSEQKRWEEEHVRQGSMHFGARDAKKKHKEKEYELVVDELGEIEFVNAMQMPGSGRGDDDDDTPQISQAERKRMSIKETRRSLPIYPFREDLLQAIEEHQILIIEGETGSGKTTQIAQYLIEAGFTKGKDGTTLKIGCTQPRRVAAMSVAARVAEEMGVKLGNEVGYSIRFEDCTSERTILKYMTDGMLLREFLGEPDMSSYKVLIVDEAHERTLHTDILFGLVKDIARFRPDLKLLISSATLDTEKFSAFFDEAPIFRIPGRRFPVDIFYTKAPEADYLDACVVSVLQMHLTQPLGDILVFLTGQEEIETCQEMLQERTRKLGSKIRELLVLPIYANLPSEMQAKIFEPAPPNGRKVILATNIAETSLTIDGIIYVIDPGFCKQKSYNARTGMESLVVTPISRASANQRAGRAGRVAAGKCFRLYTAWAFKNELEDDSIPEIQRTNLGNVVLLLKSLXINDLIHFDFMDPPPHETLVLALEQLYALGALNCKGELTKLGRRMAEFPVDPMLSKMILASEKYQCSEEILTITAMLSVNNSIFYRPKDKIVHADNARVNFFVPGGDHLTLMNVYNQWVETDHSTQWCFENFIQHRSMRELAMSRDQLVGLMERVEIKLTSNPMDTVQIRKAVTAGFFYHTAKFGKGGQYKTVKHQQTVMVHPNSCLFEEQPKWIIYHELVFTTKEFMRQVIEIENSWLLEVAPHYYKAKELEDGSKRKMPKNTGKSKDELR, from the exons ATGTCAACCACACGTGATGTTGAGATTTGGGTTCAAGATCAGCTCCATGATATCCTGGGGATCAGTGACAAATACATCGCGGAATATATCATCGGTTTGGCGGGCAAATCGAGCAGTGGATCGGATCTGGTGCAGAGGATTGAAAAGACGGGGACAGTGGATATCAACGCTGCCATCAGTGGATTTGCAGATGAATTGATGCATAAA ATTCCCAAGAAGCAGGTGCGTGAGAAACCAGCCCGTGCCAAGGAGCGTGAGGCAATAGAACGGGAGAAACAATATCAAAGTTATAAGTTGGTATCTGAtggtgaagaagaagaagaactaccAACTGTGTCCAAATCAAAG gatCGTAAAAAAGACAAAAGTGCAAAAAGGAAACACATACGACAAAAGAGGGATGAAAGTAGTGACAGCGAGCCAGAACCAGTCATCAGCAAAAGAAACAGAAGAAAggaatcatcttcatcatctgcaTCGGAGGAGGAGGATGAGAAAGAGAGGAGGAAGGATCTGGAAGAGAGAGATGCTTTTGCTGAGCGGTTGAAGGGCAGAGATAAGGAAAAAACTA ATGTCACGGAGAAAGGGAATAAAAAG GCATATGAAGAAGCCAGGAAGCGGTTGGAAATGGCAGAACAAGACCGCAGAAAAATGATCCCAGACCTGAGGAAAGGTTCACGCAGAGAGTACCTGAAGAAACGAGAGGTTGATAAACTGGAAGAACTCGAGGCTGACATTGCAGATGATGAATACTTGTTTTCATCTGCAGA GCTAACAAAACGCGAGAAGAAGGATCTCGATTACAAGAAGACAGTATTGGATTTAGCCAAGAGACACAAGAAGGCTGGTGAAGTTGAGACAGAAGGCCGGTATTATATACCAAAGGAAGACGAG AAACCATCGGACAAATATGTGGAGCCAATAGAAGAGGAATTAGGACCAAACTCTGAGCAGAAAAGATGGGAGGAGGAGCATGTCAGgcaggggtcaatgcactttgGTGCACGAGATGCTAAGAAGAAACACAAG gAAAAAGAATATGAATTGGTTGTAGACGAACTGGGAGAGATAGAGTTTGTCAATGCTATGCAGATGCCTGGAAGTGGCAGAGGAGATGAT GATGACGACACACCACAAATCTCACAAGCAGAGAGGAAGAGAATGTCCATCAAGGAGACGAGGAGAAGTCTTCCTATCTATCCATTCAGAGAGGACCTACTGCAAGCCATTGAGGAACACCAAATACTTATCATAGAAGGAGAAACAGGGTCAGGGAAGACAACACAGATAGCTCAATATCTGATTGAAGCA GGTTTTACCAAAGGAAAAGATGGTACCACACTGAAGATTGGTTGTACACAGCCAAGAAGAGTGGCTGCTATGAGTGTGGCTGCTAGGGTCGCTGAAGAGATGGGAGTCAAATTGGGCAATGAG GTTGGATACAGTATTCGGTTTGAAGACTGCACATCTGAGAGGACCATACTGAAATATATGACAGATGGTATGCTATTGAGGGAATTCCTGGGTGAACCTGATATGTCAAGTTACAA GGTGCTAATAGTAGATGAAGCTCATGAAAGAACACTGCATACAGACATTCTGTTTGGCCTAGTCAAGGATATTGCTAGATTCAGACCAGACCTCAAACTTCTGATTTCAAGTGCAACATTGGACACAGAGAAATTCTCGGCG ttttttgatGAAGCACCAATATTCAGAATACCAGGAAGAAGATTCCCTGTGGATATATTCTACACAAAG gCACCTGAAGCAGACTATCTGGATGCATGTGTAGTGTCTGTCCTGCAGATGCACCTGACACAACCACTGGGTGATATTCTGGTCTTCCTGACTGGGCAAGAAGAAATTGAAACCTGCCAAGAAATGTTGCAG GAAAGAACCAGAAAACTCGGCAGCAAGATCCGTGAGCTACTTGTGCTTCCCATCTATGCCAACCTCCCCTCTGAGATGCAGGCAAAAATCTTTGAACCAGCGCCACCCAACGGTCGTAAAGTTATCCTTGCCACCAACATTGCGGAGACATCGCTAACCATTGATGGAATTATTTACGTCATTGATCCAGGGTTCTGCAAGCAGAAGAGTTACAATGCAAGAACTGGAATGGAGTCACTGGTTGTTACTCCAATATCAAGG GCATCTGCTAATCAAAGAGCTGGGCGAGCAGGTCGTGTGGCAGCAGGTAAATGTTTTCGTCTCTATACAGCATGGGCTTTCAAGAATGAACTGGAGGATGATTCTATACCAGAG ATCCAAAGAACAAATCTAGGAAATGTTGTTCTACTCTTAAAAAGTC GAATCAACGATCTTATCCACTTTGATTTCATGGACCCACCGCCTCATGAGACACTTGTCCTAGCGCTTGAACAACTGTATGCGTTGGGGGCGCTTAACTGCAAAGGTGAACTGACAAAGCTGGGACGAAGGATGGCTGAGTTCCCTGTGGACCCGATGTTGTCAAAAATGATACTAGCTTCAGAAAA GTACCAGTGCTCTGAAGAGATATTGACCATCACTGCTATGCTCTCAGTTAACAATTCCATCTTCTACCGACCTAAAGACAAGATTGTCCATGCAGACAATGCTAGAGTCAATTTCTTTGTACCAGGGGGTGATCATCTTACACTCATGAATGTCTATAATCAG TGGGTTGAAACAGATCATTCCACACAGTGGTGCTTTGAGAACTTCATCCAGCATCGATCTATGCGCGAGCTCGCGATGTCACGTGATCAGCTTGTGGGTCTGATGGAGAGAGTTGAGATTAAGTTGACTTCAAACCCCATGGATACAGTGCAAATCAGGAAG